From a region of the Xanthomonas rydalmerensis genome:
- a CDS encoding LacI family DNA-binding transcriptional regulator: MSPPPVPAPDPRANITIKDVARLANVSVATVSRTMNGHQHVAETVRARVLEAARTLHYVPHHAARSLSSRRTHTIGVVLPDLHGEFFSELIRGIDTVARERGLHLLVSSYHGEPEQQRLAVRRMPGRVDGLLIMSPYLANDAEDPADLLPGTLPAVLMNCAERLGEAQVLNVDNYGGARAMTRHLLDVGHRRIAFIAGPDDNFDARERLRGYRDELRERCPQEAPLVLPGAFDEASGYRAGEALLQGQRPDVVFAANDMMALGCLFAFTHAGLRVPEDIALAGFDDVPMARYVHPALTTMRVDIAGFGARAMQLLLAALEPHAAPAASAASASAIAPQLIVRASSAQRGTTMD, translated from the coding sequence GTGAGCCCGCCCCCCGTTCCGGCGCCGGATCCGCGCGCCAACATCACCATCAAGGACGTGGCGCGCCTGGCCAACGTGTCGGTCGCCACCGTGTCGCGCACGATGAACGGCCATCAGCACGTGGCCGAAACCGTGCGCGCGCGGGTGCTGGAAGCCGCGCGCACCCTGCACTACGTGCCGCACCATGCCGCGCGCAGCCTGAGCAGCCGCCGTACCCACACCATTGGCGTGGTGCTGCCGGACCTGCACGGCGAGTTCTTCTCCGAGCTGATCCGCGGCATCGACACGGTGGCGCGAGAGCGCGGCTTGCACCTGCTGGTGTCCAGCTACCACGGCGAACCCGAGCAGCAGCGCCTGGCGGTGCGGCGCATGCCCGGGCGCGTCGATGGCCTGCTGATCATGTCGCCATACCTGGCCAACGATGCCGAGGACCCGGCCGACCTGCTGCCCGGCACACTGCCGGCGGTGCTGATGAACTGCGCCGAGCGCCTCGGCGAGGCGCAGGTGCTCAACGTCGACAACTACGGTGGCGCGCGCGCCATGACCCGCCATCTGCTGGACGTGGGCCATCGCCGCATCGCCTTCATCGCCGGGCCGGACGACAACTTCGACGCGCGCGAGCGCCTGCGCGGCTACCGCGACGAACTGCGCGAGCGCTGCCCGCAGGAGGCGCCCCTGGTACTGCCCGGCGCCTTCGACGAGGCCTCCGGCTACCGTGCCGGCGAAGCCCTGCTGCAGGGCCAGCGGCCGGACGTGGTGTTCGCCGCCAACGACATGATGGCGCTGGGTTGCCTGTTCGCCTTCACCCATGCCGGGCTGCGCGTGCCCGAGGACATCGCCCTGGCCGGCTTCGACGACGTGCCGATGGCACGTTACGTGCATCCGGCCCTGACGACCATGCGCGTGGACATCGCCGGCTTCGGCGCCCGCGCCATGCAACTGCTGCTCGCCGCGCTGGAACCGCATGCCGCTCCGGCGGCATCGGCAGCGTCGGCCAGCGCGATCGCCCCGCAACTCATCGTTCGTGCCTCCAGTGCTCAGCGAGGGACCACCATGGACTGA
- the plsB gene encoding glycerol-3-phosphate 1-O-acyltransferase PlsB translates to MAPMPEQNPLPFPDDAAAARAADAARAPADASPADPGASPASTAAALPVAATAPRQAKGPLWARLLGRLADPWLGLKIEPAEPGQYNDGRPVVYVLEDYGLSNALILDKACRESGLPSPLVPLPGDPLGRKRAYLALSRRSSNHALLPEQRGAKTHSDSLAKLLQAHRLRPDLDIHLVPVSIFVGRAPDKQSGWFAVLFSENWALVGSFRRLLGVLLNGRSTIVRFAPPVSMRQTVEEGLPPERTVRKLQRVLRTHFRRIREAVIGPDLSTRRLLVDQVLAAEPVREAIASQAKRDNSKPVDAWRKAHAYAWEIAADYSSPVVRSASFLLTHVWNRIYAGVLVHHLDKLKDAAPGHEVIYVPSHRSHMDYLLLSYLLYERGIVPPHIVAGINLNLPVVGTLLRKGGAFFIRRSIKGNALYSAVLSEYVAQLVAGGYSIEYFVEGGRSRTGRLLQPKGGMIAMTLRAFLRQPRKPVLFQPIYVGYEKLMEGNSYLDELSGRPKEKESIWALLWGIPKVLKQNYGQVVVNFGEPIALSQMLAQRAPEWDGHPLGEDEKPAWLNGTVDALAQQIQVHINAAADVNPVNLLALALLSTPKHAMGEADLIAQIELCKKLLAELPYSDRVTVTPHSPERIIAHAEEINVLTRTPHPLGDVLSVNGDNAVLLSYFRNNVLHLFTASSWVACCFQNNRRMSRAGLLRLGRTVYPFLQSELFLPWSEDQFAERIERTIEVFVREGLLLQLNEDDGSVLARNTGQTDEVFRLRAIGHSLQQAFERYYIAISVLVKNGPGKLGAGELESLCQQAAQRLSLLYAPAAPEFFDKTLFRGFIQKLRELKLVWPDENSKLVFDERLDAWAKDAKFILGRELRHTIERVSPEAAKVEEPPVPQD, encoded by the coding sequence ATGGCCCCGATGCCAGAACAAAACCCCCTTCCGTTCCCCGACGACGCCGCGGCTGCACGCGCGGCCGACGCGGCACGTGCGCCCGCCGACGCCTCCCCGGCCGACCCCGGCGCGTCCCCCGCTTCGACTGCCGCTGCCCTGCCGGTGGCGGCGACCGCCCCACGCCAGGCCAAGGGGCCGCTGTGGGCGCGCCTGCTCGGCCGCCTGGCCGACCCCTGGCTGGGGCTGAAGATCGAACCGGCCGAGCCCGGCCAGTACAACGACGGCCGCCCGGTGGTGTACGTGCTGGAGGACTACGGCCTGTCCAACGCGCTGATCCTGGACAAGGCCTGCCGCGAATCCGGTCTGCCCTCGCCGCTGGTGCCGCTGCCCGGCGATCCGCTGGGGCGCAAGCGCGCCTACCTGGCGCTGTCCCGGCGCAGCAGCAACCACGCGCTGCTGCCGGAGCAGCGCGGCGCCAAGACCCACTCCGATTCGCTGGCCAAGCTGCTGCAGGCACACCGCCTGCGCCCGGACCTGGACATCCACCTGGTGCCGGTGTCGATCTTCGTCGGCCGCGCCCCGGACAAGCAGAGCGGCTGGTTCGCCGTGCTGTTCTCGGAAAACTGGGCGCTGGTGGGCAGCTTCCGGCGCCTGCTCGGCGTGCTGCTCAACGGCCGCAGCACCATCGTGCGCTTCGCCCCGCCGGTATCGATGCGGCAGACGGTGGAGGAAGGGCTGCCGCCCGAGCGCACCGTGCGCAAGCTGCAGCGCGTGTTGCGCACGCACTTCCGGCGCATCCGCGAGGCGGTGATCGGCCCGGACCTGTCGACCCGGCGCCTGCTGGTGGACCAGGTGCTGGCCGCCGAGCCGGTGCGCGAGGCGATCGCCTCGCAGGCCAAGCGCGACAACAGCAAGCCGGTGGACGCCTGGCGCAAGGCGCATGCCTATGCCTGGGAGATCGCCGCCGACTATTCCAGCCCGGTGGTGCGCTCGGCCAGCTTCCTGCTGACCCACGTGTGGAACCGCATCTACGCCGGCGTGCTGGTCCACCACCTGGACAAGCTCAAGGACGCCGCACCCGGGCACGAAGTGATCTACGTGCCCAGCCACCGCAGCCACATGGACTACCTGCTGCTGTCCTACCTGCTGTACGAACGCGGCATCGTGCCGCCGCACATCGTGGCCGGCATCAACCTCAACCTGCCGGTGGTCGGCACGCTGCTGCGCAAGGGCGGCGCGTTCTTCATCCGCCGCTCGATCAAGGGCAACGCGCTGTACTCGGCGGTGCTCAGCGAGTACGTGGCGCAGCTGGTGGCCGGCGGCTATTCGATCGAATACTTCGTCGAGGGCGGACGCTCGCGCACTGGCCGGCTGCTGCAGCCCAAGGGCGGCATGATCGCGATGACCCTGCGCGCGTTCCTGCGCCAGCCGCGCAAGCCGGTGCTGTTCCAGCCGATCTACGTCGGCTACGAGAAGCTGATGGAGGGCAACAGCTACCTCGACGAACTCAGCGGCCGGCCCAAGGAGAAGGAATCGATCTGGGCGCTGCTGTGGGGCATCCCCAAGGTGCTCAAGCAGAACTACGGCCAAGTGGTGGTGAACTTCGGCGAGCCGATCGCGCTGAGCCAGATGCTGGCGCAGCGCGCGCCGGAATGGGACGGCCACCCGCTGGGCGAGGACGAGAAGCCGGCCTGGTTGAACGGCACCGTCGATGCGCTGGCGCAGCAGATCCAGGTCCACATCAACGCCGCCGCCGACGTCAATCCGGTCAACCTGCTGGCGCTGGCGCTGCTGTCCACGCCCAAGCACGCCATGGGCGAGGCCGACCTGATCGCGCAGATCGAACTGTGCAAGAAGCTGCTGGCGGAACTGCCGTATTCGGACCGGGTCACGGTGACCCCGCACTCGCCCGAGCGCATCATCGCCCACGCCGAAGAGATCAACGTGCTCACCCGCACGCCGCATCCGCTCGGCGATGTGCTCAGCGTCAACGGCGACAACGCAGTGTTGCTGAGCTATTTCCGCAACAACGTGCTGCACCTGTTCACCGCCTCCTCGTGGGTGGCGTGCTGCTTCCAGAACAACCGCCGCATGAGCCGCGCCGGCCTGCTGCGGCTGGGCCGCACCGTGTACCCGTTCCTGCAGTCGGAACTGTTCCTGCCGTGGAGCGAGGACCAGTTCGCCGAGCGCATCGAACGCACCATCGAGGTGTTCGTGCGCGAAGGCCTGCTGCTGCAGCTCAACGAGGACGACGGCAGCGTGCTGGCGCGCAACACCGGCCAGACCGACGAGGTGTTCCGTCTGCGCGCCATCGGCCACTCGCTGCAACAGGCGTTCGAGCGCTATTACATCGCCATCTCGGTGCTGGTGAAGAACGGCCCGGGCAAGCTCGGCGCCGGCGAACTGGAGAGCCTGTGCCAGCAGGCCGCGCAACGCCTGAGCCTGCTGTACGCACCGGCCGCGCCGGAGTTCTTCGACAAGACCCTGTTCCGCGGCTTCATCCAGAAGCTGCGCGAACTGAAGCTGGTGTGGCCGGACGAGAACAGCAAGCTGGTGTTCGACGAGCGGCTGGACGCGTGGGCCAAGGATGCCAAGTTCATTCTTGGCCGCGAGCTGCGCCACACCATCGAGCGGGTCAGCCCGGAAGCGGCCAAGGTGGAGGAGCCGCCGGTGCCGCAGGACTGA
- a CDS encoding DUF2884 family protein has product MRTAPLFVLLLLAVSSGPAWADQGEPDGKHDHRPQVSSRQCGLSTPFNVLADSGGIWLTRDGGEGPREVFFHAGELSVDHRVQQIGQADAQRLLEMERETRALMPEVADLSHETVDLSYDVLGVIVDVLTGSAGNARKIERLRKQANAYVDGTLGMGRWDQTAFDSNFERYVQTQAESFSGSIARHMMWQIVTGRAEAIDKRADGMDATVDARLDARSKRVEAKAAALCTRVAHLDQLQQALEYRYHGQPLRLLVATQDGVTGPGTTSVTSIDAPRGNAVAVPPVPQK; this is encoded by the coding sequence ATGCGCACAGCTCCCCTCTTCGTCCTGTTGCTGCTTGCCGTCTCCAGCGGACCCGCGTGGGCCGATCAGGGCGAACCCGATGGCAAGCACGACCATCGGCCGCAGGTGTCCTCACGCCAGTGCGGCCTGAGCACGCCGTTCAACGTGCTGGCCGACAGCGGCGGCATCTGGCTGACCCGCGACGGCGGCGAGGGGCCGCGCGAGGTCTTCTTCCACGCCGGCGAACTGAGCGTGGATCATCGGGTGCAGCAGATCGGCCAGGCCGATGCGCAACGGCTGCTGGAGATGGAGCGCGAGACCCGCGCGCTGATGCCGGAAGTGGCCGATCTCTCGCACGAAACGGTAGACCTCAGCTACGACGTGCTCGGCGTCATCGTCGACGTGCTGACCGGCAGCGCCGGCAACGCGCGCAAGATCGAGCGGTTACGCAAGCAGGCCAATGCGTACGTCGACGGAACGCTTGGCATGGGGCGTTGGGACCAGACCGCATTCGACAGCAATTTCGAACGCTATGTTCAGACCCAGGCCGAGAGTTTCTCCGGCAGCATCGCCCGCCACATGATGTGGCAGATCGTCACCGGTCGCGCCGAGGCCATCGACAAGCGCGCCGACGGCATGGACGCCACCGTCGACGCCCGCCTCGATGCGCGCAGCAAGCGCGTCGAAGCCAAGGCTGCGGCGCTGTGCACGCGGGTCGCGCACCTGGATCAGTTGCAGCAGGCGCTGGAGTACCGCTATCACGGCCAGCCGCTGCGCCTGCTCGTGGCGACTCAGGACGGCGTGACCGGGCCCGGCACCACCAGCGTCACCAGCATCGATGCGCCGCGCGGCAACGCGGTCGCGGTGCCGCCGGTCCCACAGAAGTGA
- a CDS encoding YdcH family protein → MDTLTPAEISLRIDALRREHRALDEQLQRIPANLDDELEAKRLKKRKLQLKDCILRLEHLLIPDEPA, encoded by the coding sequence GTGGACACCCTGACGCCCGCCGAGATCTCCCTGCGCATCGACGCCCTGCGTCGCGAGCACCGTGCGCTCGACGAACAGCTGCAGCGCATCCCGGCCAATCTGGACGACGAGCTGGAGGCCAAGCGGCTGAAGAAGCGCAAGCTGCAACTGAAGGACTGCATCCTGCGCCTGGAGCATCTGCTGATCCCCGACGAACCGGCGTGA
- the bamE gene encoding outer membrane protein assembly factor BamE domain-containing protein, protein MRSFRSPFVLALALAAALPQLAAAADPKFSGFLCCNMRSDGSWISDSNYAEDGKRVIPAGTPVQVTGYGRYRVNVLIDGKKQSIGNDYSRDLGNEAFAQRYVVAQDPKLKLAAYPPKIREAIAANRVTKGMTREQVLMALGYPISSENPSLDAPLWRYWLDSFNEFQVSFDGAGKVDKVTADPKTQNLVWQP, encoded by the coding sequence ATGCGTTCGTTCCGTTCCCCGTTCGTTCTCGCCCTCGCCCTGGCGGCAGCCCTGCCGCAACTGGCCGCGGCGGCCGATCCCAAGTTCTCCGGCTTCCTGTGCTGCAACATGCGCAGCGACGGCAGCTGGATCAGCGACAGCAACTACGCCGAAGACGGCAAGCGGGTGATCCCGGCCGGCACCCCGGTGCAGGTGACCGGCTATGGCCGCTACCGCGTCAATGTGCTGATCGACGGCAAGAAGCAGTCCATCGGCAACGACTACAGCCGCGACCTGGGCAACGAGGCCTTCGCCCAGCGCTACGTGGTCGCGCAGGATCCCAAGCTGAAGCTGGCGGCCTACCCGCCGAAGATCCGCGAGGCGATCGCCGCCAACCGCGTGACCAAGGGCATGACCCGCGAGCAGGTGCTGATGGCGCTGGGCTATCCGATCAGCAGCGAGAACCCGAGCCTGGACGCGCCGCTGTGGCGCTACTGGCTCGACAGCTTCAACGAGTTCCAGGTGTCCTTCGACGGTGCCGGCAAGGTCGACAAGGTCACCGCCGATCCGAAGACCCAGAACCTGGTCTGGCAGCCGTAA
- a CDS encoding XVIPCD domain-containing protein, producing MAHDDERLKGMVDTFAQAHPREGQALRQMLDNTPELRSRVEQAIGQQQLSGFAPSPEAGTGSYSPRTGQIELPMDVLATAKMNAPRDDSANTARIVLGHEIGHAINKAAIDRSDAAFAAKVDGIAASPSPHDYTATLQAYGQEQRTREAKDEIAGVNTLADYVTRNNPKATLKDLYNASSEMASYIDKQGVGSKATYTARDGLSFGKDLKIDADNPRNVEAMGRLFYDARGYPQNYGERALAQIANAEDRAQAQHPERTPPAVHADLKAVGIDAAQVPRDLLPAGFRDGPAPAPAPAQQPEPQAQPPAPRAGEPAGAPGAADRALHDRVRSGVAQAEQAIGKGWDDNSERMTASLTLLARQSGFSERDQLSVGFNRPTASHQGGELAFVYRSGGDVSPDPYANRAHMPTSEAIARPAQETYQQLQQLGAQQGQAQRQVQGQEQALQASQQGPTRTDPPQVLSR from the coding sequence ATGGCACATGACGACGAACGCCTGAAGGGCATGGTCGACACCTTCGCGCAGGCGCATCCGAGGGAAGGCCAGGCGCTGCGGCAGATGCTGGACAACACGCCGGAGCTGCGCTCGCGCGTGGAACAGGCGATCGGGCAACAGCAGCTGTCCGGCTTCGCGCCCAGCCCCGAGGCGGGCACCGGCTCGTACAGCCCGCGCACGGGGCAGATCGAGCTGCCGATGGACGTGCTGGCCACGGCCAAGATGAACGCACCGCGCGACGATTCGGCCAACACCGCCCGCATCGTGCTGGGCCACGAGATCGGCCATGCGATCAACAAGGCCGCCATCGACCGCAGCGACGCCGCGTTCGCCGCCAAGGTCGACGGCATCGCCGCCTCGCCCTCGCCGCACGACTACACCGCCACGCTTCAGGCCTACGGGCAGGAACAGCGCACCCGCGAGGCCAAGGACGAGATCGCCGGGGTCAACACCCTGGCCGACTACGTCACCCGCAACAACCCCAAGGCCACGCTCAAGGACCTGTACAACGCCAGCAGCGAGATGGCGAGCTACATCGACAAGCAGGGCGTGGGCAGCAAGGCCACCTACACCGCCAGGGACGGGCTGAGCTTCGGCAAGGATCTGAAGATCGACGCCGACAACCCCCGCAACGTGGAGGCGATGGGCAGGCTGTTCTACGACGCGCGCGGTTATCCGCAGAACTATGGCGAGCGCGCGCTGGCGCAGATCGCCAACGCCGAGGACCGGGCGCAGGCGCAGCACCCCGAGCGCACGCCGCCGGCGGTGCATGCCGACCTGAAGGCGGTCGGCATCGATGCCGCGCAGGTGCCGCGCGACCTGTTGCCGGCGGGATTCCGCGACGGTCCCGCACCGGCGCCAGCGCCGGCACAGCAGCCCGAGCCGCAGGCGCAACCACCCGCGCCGCGCGCCGGCGAGCCGGCCGGCGCTCCGGGCGCCGCCGACCGCGCCCTGCATGACCGGGTCCGCAGCGGCGTGGCCCAGGCCGAACAGGCGATCGGCAAGGGCTGGGACGACAACAGCGAGCGCATGACCGCCAGCCTGACCCTGCTGGCCAGGCAGAGCGGCTTCAGCGAGCGCGATCAGCTGTCGGTGGGCTTCAACCGGCCCACTGCCTCCCACCAGGGCGGCGAACTGGCGTTCGTGTACCGCAGCGGCGGCGATGTCTCGCCGGATCCCTATGCCAATCGCGCGCACATGCCGACCAGCGAGGCGATCGCGCGGCCGGCGCAGGAGACCTACCAGCAGCTGCAGCAACTGGGGGCGCAGCAGGGGCAGGCGCAGCGCCAGGTGCAGGGGCAGGAACAGGCGCTGCAGGCGTCGCAACAAGGCCCGACGCGGACCGATCCGCCGCAGGTGTTGAGTCGCTGA
- a CDS encoding DUF6891 domain-containing protein, with protein MNESDAYVYDAIRKWVWSGFYSQDEIQEMIEDILEEDCDEAMLRASVASQWQAKQQAEQTWPAQTDCDRLDALFQRLHEAGICALANAGYTMSDGHVEVNQAVADTPDRRYHGYCFYHGQDMERAIDGDGLMLAFGDLDGREDADLAVGQQVAAALRAAGFTVDWDGTPRKRIDLPGFVWQRRADWD; from the coding sequence ATGAACGAATCCGACGCCTACGTGTACGACGCGATCCGCAAATGGGTCTGGTCCGGGTTCTACTCCCAGGACGAGATCCAGGAGATGATCGAGGACATCCTCGAAGAGGACTGCGACGAGGCGATGCTGCGCGCCTCGGTCGCCAGCCAGTGGCAGGCCAAGCAGCAGGCCGAGCAGACCTGGCCGGCGCAGACCGACTGCGACCGGCTCGATGCGTTGTTCCAGCGGCTGCACGAGGCCGGCATCTGCGCCCTGGCCAATGCCGGCTACACCATGTCCGACGGCCACGTCGAAGTGAACCAGGCGGTGGCCGACACGCCGGACCGGCGCTACCACGGCTACTGCTTCTATCACGGCCAGGACATGGAGCGGGCGATCGACGGCGACGGGCTGATGCTGGCGTTCGGCGATCTGGACGGGCGCGAGGACGCGGACCTGGCGGTCGGCCAGCAGGTCGCCGCGGCGTTGCGCGCGGCAGGCTTCACCGTGGACTGGGACGGCACGCCGCGCAAGCGCATCGACCTGCCCGGCTTCGTCTGGCAGCGCCGCGCCGATTGGGATTGA
- a CDS encoding methyl-accepting chemotaxis protein — protein sequence MHFFHSFKVSQRLALSFGLLIVLLGASSTLALYQFHNVRQAVDKIVHENNQKTGLLYTMLRNNMSAERYLRDMMLSPADKRPAIAAKIQEIRADNDRLRQALDALPGTAAGLAMRKEIHAAQAAARSVNSRVLALASAGEIEAARQLLYGEAAPLLARRVEVIQNAVDLQIRQNALSSEQIQAALLFSNRALIGFGLLAAVLGATLSVLITRSLAGPLGRATEIAESIAQGRLDHRIPPQPKDETGRLLTSMDRMQAQLQAVMAAQSQMARHHERGDVSQRMDEHAFPGEYARMVRESNALLDMHVSLQQRLLEIMGRYAIGDLSQDMDRLPGEQAALTETMDQVKRNLSAMNAEIGQLVDAAAAGDFAVRGDSARFQYDFRDMVEGLNQLMATTDGNLQALSKLLQDIASGDLTTRMEGQFQGVFAQMREDADATVAQLTGIVGRIQHASGQITGAAGEIAAGNADLSRRTEQQAASLEETAASMEELTSTVRQNAERASQANQLAIGATAVASQGGAVVAQVIDTMNGIQTSSRRIADIISVIDGIAFQTNILALNAAVEAARAGEQGRGFAVVASEVRVLAQRSAEAAKEIKQLIDDSVSKVDAGSLLVNSAGSTMHEIVVSVQRVTDFMTEISAASQEQSSGIEQVTQTITHMDQATQQNAALVEEAAAAAQSMEEQAIQLSDAVKVFVLSGSNGDLTARRQAKPLGTAGTSTSRRSPRQVAPLLVEQAC from the coding sequence ATGCATTTCTTTCACTCCTTCAAGGTGAGTCAGCGCCTTGCGCTGTCGTTCGGCCTGCTGATCGTGCTGCTTGGCGCTTCCTCTACCTTGGCGCTCTACCAGTTCCACAACGTGCGCCAGGCGGTCGACAAGATCGTCCACGAAAACAATCAGAAGACCGGACTGCTGTACACCATGCTGCGCAACAATATGAGCGCGGAGCGCTACCTGCGCGACATGATGCTGTCGCCGGCCGACAAGCGTCCGGCGATCGCCGCCAAGATTCAGGAGATCCGCGCCGACAACGACCGCCTTCGTCAGGCCCTCGACGCCCTGCCAGGCACGGCGGCAGGTCTGGCCATGCGTAAGGAGATCCATGCTGCGCAGGCGGCGGCGCGGTCGGTCAACAGCCGGGTACTGGCGCTGGCCAGTGCCGGCGAGATCGAGGCGGCCAGGCAACTGCTGTACGGTGAAGCCGCGCCGTTGCTGGCGCGGCGCGTGGAGGTGATCCAGAACGCGGTCGATCTGCAGATCCGGCAGAACGCGCTCAGCTCCGAGCAGATCCAGGCGGCCCTGCTCTTCAGCAATCGTGCCCTGATCGGGTTCGGCCTGCTGGCGGCGGTGCTCGGCGCGACCTTGAGCGTGCTGATCACCCGCAGCCTGGCCGGACCGCTCGGGCGCGCGACCGAAATCGCCGAATCCATCGCCCAGGGCCGGCTGGACCATCGGATCCCGCCGCAGCCCAAGGACGAGACCGGCCGCCTACTGACCAGCATGGACCGCATGCAGGCGCAGCTGCAGGCGGTGATGGCGGCGCAGTCGCAGATGGCCAGGCACCACGAGCGCGGCGACGTCAGCCAGCGCATGGACGAGCACGCGTTTCCCGGCGAGTACGCGCGCATGGTGCGGGAGAGCAATGCGTTGCTCGACATGCACGTGAGCCTCCAACAGCGCTTGCTCGAGATCATGGGACGCTATGCGATCGGCGACCTGTCGCAGGACATGGATCGCCTGCCCGGCGAGCAGGCCGCGCTCACCGAGACCATGGACCAGGTCAAGCGCAATCTGTCGGCGATGAATGCCGAGATCGGGCAACTGGTCGACGCCGCGGCCGCCGGCGACTTCGCCGTGCGCGGCGACAGCGCGCGCTTCCAGTACGACTTCCGCGACATGGTCGAGGGGTTGAACCAGTTGATGGCGACTACCGACGGCAACCTGCAGGCGCTGTCCAAGCTGCTGCAGGACATCGCGAGCGGCGACCTGACCACGCGCATGGAGGGGCAGTTCCAGGGCGTGTTCGCGCAGATGCGCGAGGATGCCGATGCCACGGTGGCCCAGCTGACCGGGATCGTCGGCCGCATCCAGCATGCGTCCGGGCAGATCACCGGCGCCGCCGGCGAGATCGCCGCCGGCAACGCCGATCTGTCGCGCCGCACGGAGCAGCAGGCCGCCAGCCTGGAGGAAACCGCCGCCTCGATGGAGGAACTGACCTCCACCGTGCGCCAAAATGCCGAACGCGCCAGCCAGGCCAATCAGCTGGCCATCGGCGCGACCGCGGTGGCCTCGCAAGGCGGCGCGGTGGTGGCCCAGGTCATCGACACGATGAACGGCATCCAGACCTCGTCCCGGCGGATCGCCGACATCATCAGCGTGATCGACGGCATCGCCTTCCAGACCAACATCCTGGCGCTCAACGCCGCGGTGGAGGCGGCGCGCGCCGGCGAGCAGGGCCGCGGTTTTGCCGTGGTCGCCAGCGAAGTGCGGGTGCTGGCGCAACGCTCGGCCGAGGCCGCCAAGGAGATCAAGCAGCTGATCGACGACTCGGTGAGCAAGGTGGACGCCGGCTCCCTGCTGGTCAACAGCGCCGGCAGCACCATGCACGAGATCGTCGTCAGCGTGCAGCGCGTGACCGACTTCATGACCGAGATCTCGGCCGCCTCGCAGGAGCAGTCGAGCGGCATCGAGCAGGTCACCCAGACCATCACCCACATGGATCAGGCCACGCAGCAGAACGCCGCCCTGGTGGAAGAAGCGGCGGCGGCGGCCCAGTCAATGGAGGAGCAGGCGATCCAGCTCAGCGACGCGGTGAAGGTGTTCGTCCTGTCCGGCAGCAACGGGGACCTGACGGCGCGGCGCCAGGCCAAGCCCTTGGGCACGGCCGGTACCTCGACCTCCAGGCGTAGTCCGCGTCAGGTGGCACCGTTGCTGGTCGAACAAGCCTGCTAG